One window from the genome of Prinia subflava isolate CZ2003 ecotype Zambia chromosome 2, Cam_Psub_1.2, whole genome shotgun sequence encodes:
- the LOC134547726 gene encoding nephrocan-like has protein sequence MYLSYLLVSLSFHSALSTTCPRRCSCDPAQSVQCYRATEIPREIPFTTRRLYISHSKIKQLQFTDFRRMSVLEELVLSCSGTESIENNTFKDLSTLKSLELCKNQLKQIPTFLPSGLEILKLADNSINALHASDFAGLIKLRVLDLRNNLIATLPPSAFSSLYNLQSLILDGNNMESVSAPLRLPRLIYLSMDNNKLNSFPTNFFASFQSLHFLSLSGNFLIKIPLDLPKSLLSLKLEKNQLKMVRLRDVKHLENLSEFLLSENQLTSIDGAQLLSNLTTLELSKNQLHAVPLRLPGRLQKLDCSNNLIQRVTAQDFQGLQDLKHLFLDNNAVSTFEAGALQQCAQLSNLALEQNLLSSIPLRLPDTLARLDLKGNDIEDVGEQELKDLKQLQVLNLRNNKISVLDRKVLEYLPRLRHLYLDGNPWNCTCDLLRTRRALVAKGTDVRGGQCAAPAQSRGESWMSSKKILQQCEDNLSSTERGKEDRKKIKPNEASSVGVNTDDDYYDYELD, from the exons ATGTATTTGTCTTACCTTTTAGTTTCCTTGTCTTTTCACAGTGCCCTAAGTACCACTTGCCCGAGAAGATGCAGCTGTGACCCTGCCCAGTCAGTGCAATGCTACAGGGCTACAGAGATCCCCCGAGAGATTCCTTTCACCACCAGGAGACTCTACATCAGCCACAGCAAAATTAAACAACTCCAG tttaCTGACTTCAGGAGAATGTCAGTCCTTGAAGAGCTGGTCCTGTCATGCAGTGGCACAGAATCAATAGAAAACAACACTTTCAAAGATCTGAGCACCTTGAAGTCCCTGGAACTCTGCAAAAATCAGCTAAAGCAAATACCCACCTTTCTCCCATCTGGCcttgaaattttaaaactcGCTGATAACTCCATCAATGCTCTGCATGCATCTGATTTTGCAGGTTTGATAAAACTAAGGGTGCTCGATCTTCGCAACAACTTGATTGCAACTCTGCCTCCAAgtgcattttcttccctttacaATTTACAAAGTCTGATCCTGGATGGCAACAACATGGAATCTGTGTCTGCACCACTTAGGCTTCCTAGACTGATATATCTGAGCATGGACAATAACAAACTGAATTCGTTCCCAACAAACTTCTTCGCATCTTTCCAAAGTCTACATTTTCTCAGCTTAAGTGGTAACTTTCTGATAAAAATTCCTCTTGACCTACCTAAATCCCTACTGTCTCTAAAATTAGAGAAAAACCAACTTAAAATGGTGAGACTGCGAGATGTGAAACACCTAGAAAATCTGTCTGAGTTCCTTCTGTCAGAAAATCAGCTGACATCAATAGATGGTGCCCAGCTTCTTTCTAACTTAACCACACTGGAGCTTTCTAAGAACCAGCTCCACGCTGTGCCCCTCAGGCTGCCCGGCAGGCTGCAGAAACTCGACTGCAGCAATAACCTGATCCAGAGGGTGACAGCACAGGACTTTCAAGGACTCCAAGACCTGAAGCACTTGTTTCTCGACAACAACGCTGTCAGCACGTTTGAGGCGGGAGCTCTCCAGCAGTGTGCGCAGCTTTCCAATCTGGCGCTGGAACAGAATCTCCTCAGTTCTATTCCACTGAG aCTTCCAGACACGCTTGCTAGATTGGATCTAAAAGGAAACGACATAGAGGATGTTGGAGAACAAGAGCTGAAGGACTTGAAACAGCTTCAGGTTTTAAATTTACGGAATAACAAGATATCTGTCTTGGATCGCAAAGTCTTGGAGTATTTACCTCGTCTTCGTCATCTGTATTTAGATGGAAACCCTTGGAACTGCACCTGTGACCTTCTCAGAACCAGAAGAGCACTGGTGGCCAAAGGGACGGATGTCCGGGGAGGGCAGTGTGCAGCGCCAGCACAAAGCCGAGGAGAAAGCTGGATGTCTTCCaaaaagattctgcagcagtgTGAAGACAATCTGTCTTCCACGGAAAGAGGCAAagaggacagaaagaaaattaaacccAATGAGGCCTCCAGCGTTGGAGTGAACACAGATGATGATTACTATGACTATGAATTAGATTAA